A genome region from Physeter macrocephalus isolate SW-GA chromosome 4, ASM283717v5, whole genome shotgun sequence includes the following:
- the NUCKS1 gene encoding nuclear ubiquitous casein and cyclin-dependent kinase substrate 1 isoform X2, which yields MSRPVRNRKVVDYSQFQESDDADEDYGRDSGPPAKKIRSSPREAKNKRRSGKNSQEDSEDSEEKDVKTKKDDSHSAEDSEDEKEDHKNVRQQRQAASKAASKQREMLMEDVGSEEEQEEEDEVPFQENSGSDEDFLMEDDDDSDYGSSKKKNKKMVKKSKPERKEKKMPKPRLKATVTPSPVKGKGKVGRPTASKASKEKTPSPKEEDEEPESPPEKKTSASPPPEKSGDEGSEDEAQSGED from the exons AAATAGGAAGGTCGTTGATTATTCACAATTTCAGGAATCTGATGATGCTG ATGAAGATTATGGAAGAGATTCGGGCCCTCCGGCTAAGAAAATTCGATCATCTCCCCGAGAAGCTAAAAATAAGAGGCGATCTGGAAAGAATTCACAGGAAGATAG TGAGGACTCAGAAGAAAAAGATGTGAAGACCAAGAAGGATGATTCTCACTCAGCAG AGGACagtgaagatgaaaaagaagatCATAAAAATGTGCGCCAGCAACGGCAGGCAGCCTCTAAAGCGGCCTCTAAACAGAGGGAGATGCTCATGGAAGATGTGGGCAGTGAGGAGGAACAAGAAGAAGAGGATGAGGTGCCATTCCAGGAGA ATTCCGGCAGTGATGAGGATTTCCTAATGGAAGACGATGATGATAGTGACTATGGcagttcaaaaaagaaaaacaaaaagatggttAAGAAGTCCAAacctgagagaaaagaaaagaaaatgcccaAACCCAGGCTAAAGGCCACAG tgacGCCAAGCCCTGTGAAAGGCAAAGGGAAAGTGGGTCGCCCCACAGCTTCAAAGGCATCAAAGGAAAAGACTCCTTCTCCCAAAGAAGAAGATGAGGAACCAGAAAGCCCTCCTGAAAAGAAAACATCTGCAAGCCCTCCACCTGAGAAATCTGGGGATGAAGGGTCTGAAGATGAAGCCCAGTCTGGGGAGGATTAA
- the NUCKS1 gene encoding nuclear ubiquitous casein and cyclin-dependent kinase substrate 1 isoform X1, with protein MSRPVRNRKVVDYSQFQESDDADEDYGRDSGPPAKKIRSSPREAKNKRRSGKNSQEDSEDSEEKDVKTKKDDSHSAEDSEDEKEDHKNVRQQRQAASKAASKQREMLMEDVGSEEEQEEEDEVPFQEKDSGSDEDFLMEDDDDSDYGSSKKKNKKMVKKSKPERKEKKMPKPRLKATVTPSPVKGKGKVGRPTASKASKEKTPSPKEEDEEPESPPEKKTSASPPPEKSGDEGSEDEAQSGED; from the exons AAATAGGAAGGTCGTTGATTATTCACAATTTCAGGAATCTGATGATGCTG ATGAAGATTATGGAAGAGATTCGGGCCCTCCGGCTAAGAAAATTCGATCATCTCCCCGAGAAGCTAAAAATAAGAGGCGATCTGGAAAGAATTCACAGGAAGATAG TGAGGACTCAGAAGAAAAAGATGTGAAGACCAAGAAGGATGATTCTCACTCAGCAG AGGACagtgaagatgaaaaagaagatCATAAAAATGTGCGCCAGCAACGGCAGGCAGCCTCTAAAGCGGCCTCTAAACAGAGGGAGATGCTCATGGAAGATGTGGGCAGTGAGGAGGAACAAGAAGAAGAGGATGAGGTGCCATTCCAGGAGA aAGATTCCGGCAGTGATGAGGATTTCCTAATGGAAGACGATGATGATAGTGACTATGGcagttcaaaaaagaaaaacaaaaagatggttAAGAAGTCCAAacctgagagaaaagaaaagaaaatgcccaAACCCAGGCTAAAGGCCACAG tgacGCCAAGCCCTGTGAAAGGCAAAGGGAAAGTGGGTCGCCCCACAGCTTCAAAGGCATCAAAGGAAAAGACTCCTTCTCCCAAAGAAGAAGATGAGGAACCAGAAAGCCCTCCTGAAAAGAAAACATCTGCAAGCCCTCCACCTGAGAAATCTGGGGATGAAGGGTCTGAAGATGAAGCCCAGTCTGGGGAGGATTAA